One segment of Rhodopirellula baltica SH 1 DNA contains the following:
- the asnS gene encoding asparagine--tRNA ligase, which yields MDWTTIDACRTSTELPRPVEIRGWIRTRRDSKGGFSFLEVNDGTSLGNLQVVAPAELENYAEEIQKLTAGCSVVVQGELVESPAKGQSTELHASSVRVIGWCDGETYPLQKKRHSFEKLREWSHLRARTNTLGAVMRVRNRISQSIHRFFDDEGFNYLHTPIITASDCEGAGEMFRVTTLNLEKLAGSNRPFDTKQDFFQKPTHLTVSGQLEAETYATALSRVYTFGPTFRAENSNTSRHLAEFWMVEPEAAFYDLNDNMQLAERFLKRVFSDCLSHCGEDMDFFNERIEKGKIDQLKSVIEKPFEHMTYTDAVERLLACDEKFEYPVNWGTDLQAEHERYLTSVVGGPVILTDYPSSIKPFYMRVSDDGKTVAAMDVLVPGVGEIIGGSQREERLDVLQRRMAEGGLDESEYWWYVDLRRYGTVPHAGFGLGLERAVQYVTGMANIRDVIPFPRTPGNAEF from the coding sequence ATGGACTGGACCACGATTGACGCCTGCCGCACCAGCACTGAGTTGCCTCGCCCAGTCGAAATTCGCGGGTGGATTCGAACACGACGTGACAGCAAAGGCGGTTTCAGCTTCCTAGAAGTCAACGACGGCACGTCACTGGGCAACCTGCAAGTGGTCGCCCCGGCAGAGCTGGAAAACTATGCCGAAGAAATTCAAAAATTGACGGCCGGATGCAGCGTCGTTGTTCAAGGCGAACTAGTTGAGTCCCCCGCCAAAGGTCAGTCCACCGAACTTCACGCCAGCTCCGTTCGCGTCATCGGCTGGTGCGATGGAGAAACTTACCCGCTGCAAAAGAAACGACACTCGTTCGAAAAACTTCGCGAATGGTCGCACCTGCGTGCCCGCACCAACACGCTGGGTGCGGTGATGCGAGTTCGCAACCGGATCAGCCAATCCATTCACCGCTTCTTCGACGACGAAGGCTTCAACTACCTGCACACACCGATCATCACGGCCAGTGACTGCGAAGGTGCCGGTGAAATGTTCCGCGTCACGACGCTGAACCTCGAAAAATTGGCGGGTTCGAATCGCCCCTTCGACACCAAACAGGATTTCTTCCAGAAACCAACCCATCTGACCGTCAGCGGTCAATTGGAAGCCGAAACCTATGCGACGGCGCTGTCTCGTGTTTACACCTTCGGGCCGACTTTCCGGGCCGAAAACAGCAACACGTCGCGGCACCTGGCCGAGTTTTGGATGGTTGAACCCGAAGCCGCGTTCTACGACCTCAACGACAACATGCAATTGGCGGAAAGATTCCTCAAACGAGTCTTCTCGGACTGCCTCTCGCATTGCGGTGAAGACATGGATTTCTTCAACGAGCGGATCGAAAAAGGAAAAATCGATCAACTGAAATCCGTGATCGAAAAACCGTTCGAACACATGACCTACACCGACGCGGTCGAGCGATTGCTCGCTTGCGATGAAAAGTTCGAATACCCAGTCAACTGGGGCACGGATCTGCAAGCCGAACACGAACGCTACTTGACCAGCGTCGTTGGCGGCCCAGTCATCCTGACTGACTACCCATCCTCGATCAAACCGTTCTATATGCGAGTCAGTGACGACGGCAAAACGGTCGCCGCGATGGACGTGTTGGTCCCCGGCGTCGGCGAAATCATTGGCGGGTCGCAACGTGAAGAACGCCTCGATGTGCTGCAACGCCGCATGGCCGAAGGCGGCTTGGACGAATCCGAATACTGGTGGTACGTCGACCTGCGTCGCTACGGCACCGTGCCCCACGCGGGATTCGGGTTGGGACTGGAACGAGCCGTCCAGTACGTCACCGGCATGGCCAACATTCGCGACGTGATCCCGTTCCCACGCACACCGGGCAACGCCGAATTTTGA
- the acs gene encoding acetate--CoA ligase — protein MPTASASESSSNQPESSNASGSIDHVLVEDRLFHPSAEFTSKAVISTEEQYEKLATAARENPDEFWRAEALEHLHWFEPFGTVCDWQPPHAKWFVNGKTNACYNSVDAHVAAGRGDRTAIIWEGEPVEDGQPRDQRTLTYAELQTEVAKCAEGLTQLGIGVGDVVSIYMPMTPELAVAMLACARIGAIHSVIFAGFSAESIAERNNDASAKLVITSDGLYRRGKVLPLKATVDEALEKSPTVEKCLVLRRTGDDAPMQEGRDVWWHDVVENQPGEMAAKPLDSETPLFILYTSGSTGKPKGILHTTAGYNLWAKRTFEWVFDHREGDVYWCTADCGWITGHSYVVYGPLSAGATCLMYEGAPNFPAEDRFWDIVERHKVSILYTAPTAVRAFIKWGDEHVDKHDLSSLRLLGSVGEGINPEAWMWYHKKIGGEKCPIVDTWWQTETGGIMMSPLPGITPTKPGSCTRPLPGVVPSIVDELGNSVDSEHGGKLCISQPWPGMLRGIYGDEERFVEQYWSDVPDKYLTGDNARCDTDGYYWIMGRIDDVINVSGHRLSTIEVESALVSHPDVCEAAVVGRPHDLKGQAIAAFVTSNDRGHDDEFRNELKQHVRKQIGALAQPDDIRFTAALPKTRSGKIMRRLLRDVAAGRELVGDTSTLEDLSSLAKLREED, from the coding sequence ATGCCCACCGCGTCCGCGTCTGAATCCAGTTCCAACCAACCCGAATCCTCAAATGCGTCGGGATCAATCGATCACGTGTTGGTGGAAGACCGTCTGTTTCACCCGTCGGCCGAGTTTACGTCCAAGGCGGTGATCTCGACGGAAGAACAGTACGAAAAGCTGGCCACCGCAGCTCGCGAAAATCCAGATGAGTTCTGGCGGGCGGAGGCTCTGGAACATCTGCATTGGTTCGAACCGTTTGGCACCGTATGCGATTGGCAGCCGCCTCACGCGAAATGGTTTGTGAACGGCAAAACCAACGCGTGCTACAACAGCGTCGACGCTCACGTGGCAGCCGGTCGTGGTGATCGGACCGCGATTATTTGGGAAGGCGAACCGGTCGAAGACGGTCAGCCACGCGACCAGCGGACGTTGACGTATGCCGAATTGCAAACCGAAGTCGCCAAGTGTGCCGAAGGATTGACGCAGTTGGGCATTGGTGTCGGCGACGTCGTGAGCATCTACATGCCGATGACACCTGAACTCGCCGTCGCGATGCTGGCGTGTGCTCGAATCGGTGCGATTCACTCGGTGATTTTCGCGGGATTCAGCGCAGAATCGATTGCGGAGCGGAACAATGACGCATCGGCCAAGTTGGTCATCACTTCCGACGGTCTGTATCGCCGCGGCAAAGTGCTGCCGTTGAAAGCGACCGTGGACGAAGCACTCGAAAAGTCACCAACGGTTGAAAAGTGCTTGGTGCTTCGCCGAACCGGGGATGATGCACCGATGCAGGAAGGTCGCGACGTTTGGTGGCATGATGTCGTTGAAAACCAACCTGGCGAGATGGCGGCCAAGCCACTCGACAGTGAAACGCCGTTGTTCATCCTCTACACCTCCGGCAGCACCGGCAAACCAAAGGGCATTCTGCACACCACCGCGGGATACAACTTGTGGGCTAAACGGACCTTTGAGTGGGTGTTCGATCATCGCGAAGGCGATGTTTATTGGTGCACGGCAGATTGCGGTTGGATCACCGGTCACAGCTATGTTGTGTACGGACCTTTGTCGGCTGGCGCGACGTGTTTGATGTACGAAGGGGCGCCGAACTTCCCCGCCGAAGATCGTTTTTGGGACATCGTCGAGCGTCACAAGGTCAGCATTCTTTACACCGCTCCGACCGCCGTTCGAGCGTTCATCAAATGGGGCGACGAACATGTCGACAAGCATGATTTGTCGAGTCTGCGATTGCTAGGAAGTGTCGGCGAAGGCATCAATCCAGAAGCTTGGATGTGGTACCACAAAAAGATCGGTGGCGAGAAATGTCCGATCGTCGACACGTGGTGGCAAACCGAAACGGGCGGCATCATGATGAGTCCCCTGCCAGGGATCACGCCTACGAAACCGGGATCTTGCACCCGTCCATTGCCTGGCGTGGTGCCCAGCATTGTCGACGAACTTGGCAACTCGGTGGACAGTGAGCACGGCGGAAAACTTTGTATTTCGCAACCCTGGCCCGGAATGTTACGTGGGATCTACGGCGATGAAGAACGCTTCGTTGAACAGTATTGGTCTGACGTGCCGGACAAGTATCTGACGGGTGACAACGCTCGCTGCGATACCGATGGCTATTACTGGATCATGGGACGCATCGACGATGTGATCAATGTTTCCGGCCACCGCTTGAGCACGATCGAGGTGGAGTCCGCGTTGGTTTCTCACCCCGATGTATGCGAAGCCGCCGTTGTGGGACGTCCGCATGATTTGAAGGGACAAGCCATCGCGGCATTTGTCACTTCCAATGACCGCGGGCACGACGACGAATTCCGAAACGAGTTGAAGCAGCACGTGCGAAAGCAGATCGGCGCGTTGGCTCAGCCCGATGACATTCGCTTCACGGCGGCGCTTCCCAAGACCCGAAGTGGCAAAATCATGCGGCGATTGCTGCGAGATGTTGCCGCGGGACGCGAATTGGTGGGCGACACATCGACGCTGGAAGACCTTTCCTCGCTCGCGAAACTGCGTGAGGAAGACTAG
- a CDS encoding serine/threonine protein kinase translates to MPGDPQRADTPNSIGKSSIDRHADDRLANRMSHPQTIGVDGLFPVLDPDDVSGGLSNTGLRHSMRPVPWFTRRRVATGISVLVVLVTACMAGAILASAIQRATENLVAHSLQSVLAANVHSLEMMFSDLQRESERYSRDERVRQLSLQLLRGDDQPTPYERESIQHELRAMIPELIGTVPWLIMNRDGLVLGSSRDSIIGLKVEYSKLNHERLIGGKSTLAMPQRISGTENETVIMVSMTPLMDRNQCFGAFGWVMEADDRFSDLLKITQSGETDESYAIDGRGRMLSTSRFEIQLAEKGFPEHSVLNYQMRDPGSDILANEVIAIPSQELPLTRMADQAIRRADGMELEGYRNYRGAMVVGAWKWLPDFDMAVATEIDVAEAYQPATILRRVLIATLAGVVTLSGIALSLIAYSRHRAIRKQRMAEEESDGRRIGQYRILELLGVGGMGSVYRGQHEYLRRDVAIKVLEGERLSTRSVARFHREVQLTSTLRHPNTIAIYDFGQCSAATGESQVGNSRLGEEVDPEETFYYVMEYIDGVSLQQLIDYYGPQTPERTVHFLLQICGSISEAHSTGLIHRDIKPANILVSAHGGLWDHIKVLDFGLVKDIGGDSNLTLQEGVTRADSMTGTPLYMAPETIRDPAAASPRADIYSIGSVGYALLTGRPIFEGDSVIDLCLKQLEQNPPRPEDRLQQRLPAALQDILMRCLDRSASKRFQTVAECTAALESLPEAGRWTQAKSVEWWANEFDQAARTQPGQTKNPTVDDAALTR, encoded by the coding sequence ATGCCAGGTGACCCGCAACGTGCCGACACGCCCAATTCGATTGGCAAGTCGTCGATCGATCGGCACGCGGATGATCGCTTGGCCAACAGAATGAGCCACCCGCAAACGATCGGAGTCGATGGGCTGTTTCCCGTTCTCGATCCGGATGACGTGTCTGGCGGACTTTCCAACACTGGTTTGCGGCATTCGATGCGGCCCGTTCCCTGGTTCACGCGGCGGCGTGTGGCGACAGGAATCTCCGTCCTGGTGGTTTTGGTGACCGCCTGCATGGCGGGGGCAATTTTGGCGTCCGCGATTCAACGTGCGACCGAGAACTTGGTTGCTCATTCATTGCAGTCTGTTTTGGCGGCCAACGTGCACTCGTTGGAGATGATGTTTTCTGATCTGCAACGCGAATCAGAACGTTACTCTCGGGACGAACGAGTCCGACAACTCAGTTTGCAGTTGTTGCGTGGTGACGACCAACCGACTCCGTATGAACGTGAATCGATTCAGCACGAACTTCGCGCGATGATTCCCGAATTGATTGGGACGGTTCCGTGGTTGATCATGAATCGCGACGGACTCGTCTTGGGCAGCAGTCGTGATTCGATCATCGGTTTGAAGGTCGAGTATTCGAAACTCAATCACGAGCGGTTGATCGGCGGAAAATCGACCCTGGCAATGCCACAACGTATCAGCGGCACTGAAAACGAGACCGTGATCATGGTGTCGATGACACCCTTGATGGACCGCAACCAATGCTTCGGCGCGTTTGGTTGGGTGATGGAAGCCGACGATCGATTCAGCGATTTGTTGAAGATCACGCAGTCGGGCGAAACGGATGAGTCGTACGCGATTGATGGTCGTGGCCGGATGCTGTCGACCAGTCGTTTTGAGATTCAGTTGGCCGAGAAGGGATTTCCCGAACACAGCGTGCTGAACTATCAGATGCGTGATCCGGGGTCCGATATTTTGGCCAATGAAGTGATCGCGATTCCATCGCAGGAGTTGCCTCTGACTCGGATGGCCGACCAGGCGATTCGCCGTGCGGACGGAATGGAGTTGGAAGGGTATCGCAACTATCGCGGTGCGATGGTGGTTGGAGCGTGGAAGTGGTTGCCGGATTTCGACATGGCCGTCGCGACCGAGATCGACGTTGCCGAAGCGTATCAACCGGCAACCATTCTTCGCCGCGTCCTCATTGCGACTCTCGCCGGTGTTGTGACTTTATCCGGAATTGCGCTGAGTTTGATCGCGTATTCGCGACACCGTGCAATTCGCAAACAACGGATGGCGGAAGAAGAAAGCGATGGTCGCCGAATTGGCCAATATCGGATTTTGGAATTGCTGGGCGTCGGTGGAATGGGATCGGTCTATCGCGGACAGCATGAATACTTGCGTCGCGACGTCGCGATCAAGGTGCTGGAGGGCGAGCGATTGTCAACACGATCGGTCGCACGGTTTCATCGCGAAGTTCAATTGACGTCGACGCTGAGACATCCCAACACAATCGCAATTTATGACTTTGGTCAGTGCAGTGCGGCAACCGGCGAATCGCAAGTCGGCAATTCGCGACTCGGCGAGGAAGTGGATCCCGAAGAAACGTTCTACTATGTGATGGAATACATCGATGGCGTCTCGCTTCAGCAATTGATTGACTACTACGGGCCTCAAACGCCTGAGCGTACCGTGCACTTTTTGTTGCAGATTTGCGGGTCGATCTCGGAAGCCCACAGCACTGGTTTGATTCACCGGGATATCAAGCCGGCCAACATCTTGGTCAGTGCCCACGGTGGTCTTTGGGACCACATCAAGGTGCTGGACTTTGGGTTGGTCAAAGACATCGGTGGTGACTCGAATCTGACGCTTCAAGAAGGTGTGACGCGTGCTGATTCGATGACGGGAACACCGCTTTACATGGCGCCCGAAACCATTCGAGATCCCGCGGCCGCTTCACCTCGTGCAGACATCTATTCGATCGGGTCAGTCGGATACGCGTTGTTGACGGGGCGCCCGATCTTCGAAGGCGACTCGGTGATCGATCTGTGTTTGAAACAGCTCGAGCAAAACCCACCACGTCCGGAGGATCGGTTGCAACAGCGATTGCCGGCGGCATTGCAAGACATCTTGATGCGGTGCTTGGATCGTTCCGCATCGAAGCGATTTCAAACGGTTGCCGAGTGCACCGCTGCACTGGAGTCCTTGCCAGAAGCGGGGCGATGGACCCAGGCTAAATCGGTCGAATGGTGGGCCAACGAATTTGACCAGGCCGCTCGAACGCAACCAGGCCAGACCAAGAACCCAACCGTTGACGATGCCGCGCTGACGAGATGA
- a CDS encoding D-alanine--D-alanine ligase family protein: MSKLRVLVLVREGNVPPDTLEGFTDKESDPWKAEYDVCETLRGLGHEVLPLGIFDDLAPIRAALQNFQPNITYMLLEEFYGVVTYDFAVISYLELMQQPYSGCNPRGLMLSKDKALSKKLLMYHRIATPRFAVFPNGRAVRRPKKLEFPLFVKSTIEDASFGIAQASIVHNDEALAERVTFLHEKTGGDVIVEQYIEGRELYVGVMGNTRLVTFPAWEMDFGKMPDESARIATSRVKWDRKYQEKHDITCHAAEGLTEVQQKHIAKLCKRVYRALHMSGYARMDLRMTATGEVYVIEANANPNIEYGEDFAESAEAAGIPYESLIQRILNLGLSYRAAWMG, translated from the coding sequence ATGAGCAAATTGCGTGTGCTGGTTTTGGTCCGAGAAGGCAACGTTCCACCGGATACCCTGGAAGGATTCACCGACAAAGAATCTGACCCGTGGAAGGCGGAATATGATGTCTGTGAAACCCTTCGCGGACTCGGGCATGAGGTTCTACCGCTGGGGATCTTTGATGACCTGGCTCCCATTCGTGCGGCCCTGCAGAACTTTCAACCCAACATCACCTACATGTTGCTGGAAGAGTTCTACGGTGTGGTCACCTACGATTTCGCGGTGATCAGCTATCTCGAATTGATGCAGCAACCCTACAGCGGATGCAACCCGCGGGGATTGATGCTCAGCAAAGACAAGGCGTTGTCGAAAAAACTGCTGATGTATCACCGAATCGCCACGCCGCGTTTCGCAGTTTTTCCGAATGGCCGCGCGGTGCGTCGTCCGAAAAAACTCGAATTCCCGTTGTTTGTCAAATCAACCATCGAGGACGCTTCGTTCGGTATCGCTCAAGCCTCGATCGTTCACAACGACGAAGCACTCGCCGAACGAGTCACCTTCTTGCACGAGAAGACGGGCGGCGACGTGATTGTCGAGCAATACATCGAGGGTCGCGAATTGTATGTCGGCGTGATGGGCAACACTCGATTGGTGACCTTTCCCGCTTGGGAAATGGACTTTGGCAAAATGCCCGATGAGTCGGCTCGAATCGCGACCAGCCGAGTCAAATGGGACCGCAAATACCAAGAAAAACACGACATCACCTGTCATGCCGCCGAAGGTTTGACCGAGGTCCAGCAAAAGCACATCGCCAAGCTTTGCAAACGGGTGTACCGAGCGCTTCACATGAGTGGCTACGCTCGCATGGATTTGCGGATGACTGCCACGGGCGAAGTTTACGTGATCGAAGCCAATGCGAACCCCAACATCGAATACGGGGAAGACTTCGCTGAATCTGCCGAAGCCGCCGGGATTCCCTACGAATCGTTGATTCAACGCATTCTCAACCTTGGATTGAGCTACCGAGCCGCTTGGATGGGGTGA
- a CDS encoding putative zinc-binding metallopeptidase, producing MATPSTDSQHHGLMAKRKPDLDSLSDEQLLDLRMCDLGVTIANSPLKKRIEQLNAELADRDLRFTPHCWLSEDWFSPDEIPGIAIPFYLAHPRLMRLERKQLLEVEGGTHEWCMKILRHEAGHAIDTAFRLRRKAIYRNTFGKTSLPYPEYYQPKPSSRDYVLHLDMWYAQVHPLEDFAETFAVWLRPGSRWRTRYKDWPAIEKLKMVNELMTSLQGKKPRVQCRATLDPISRIRKTLRTHYERKRQHYGLDLPSVYDNDLRRLFSSDDAHRRNVTAAAFLSRIRTELRGSVAKWTGEYAYTIDQVIQEMIERCRELQLRLGASPEETKRDAMILVAVRTTNFLHEGGHRAAV from the coding sequence GTGGCCACTCCCTCAACGGATTCTCAGCACCACGGATTGATGGCCAAACGCAAACCGGATCTCGATTCTCTCTCCGACGAGCAATTGCTCGATCTTCGGATGTGTGACCTGGGTGTCACGATTGCGAATTCGCCGCTGAAGAAGCGCATCGAGCAACTCAATGCCGAGCTCGCCGACCGCGATCTGCGATTCACTCCGCACTGTTGGTTAAGTGAAGATTGGTTTTCACCCGATGAAATCCCTGGGATCGCCATTCCGTTTTATTTGGCACATCCCCGGCTCATGCGACTGGAACGAAAGCAGTTGCTGGAGGTCGAAGGTGGCACTCACGAATGGTGCATGAAGATTTTGCGGCACGAAGCCGGTCATGCAATCGATACCGCGTTTCGATTGCGACGCAAGGCGATCTATCGCAACACATTCGGCAAAACCTCGCTGCCTTACCCAGAATACTATCAGCCCAAGCCGTCCAGCCGCGACTACGTTTTGCACCTCGACATGTGGTACGCTCAAGTCCACCCGCTGGAGGATTTCGCCGAAACATTCGCGGTTTGGTTGCGGCCCGGTTCGCGTTGGCGAACTCGCTACAAAGATTGGCCAGCGATCGAGAAGTTGAAGATGGTGAACGAACTCATGACGTCGCTTCAGGGCAAAAAGCCTCGCGTGCAATGCCGAGCGACCCTGGATCCAATCAGTCGCATTCGCAAGACACTGCGAACGCACTACGAACGCAAACGCCAGCATTACGGGCTGGATCTACCCAGCGTCTACGACAACGATCTGCGTCGATTGTTCTCTTCCGATGACGCCCACCGCCGCAACGTTACCGCGGCCGCCTTCCTCAGCCGCATCCGCACGGAGTTGCGTGGATCAGTCGCCAAATGGACCGGCGAATACGCTTACACGATCGATCAGGTCATCCAGGAAATGATCGAACGTTGTCGCGAATTGCAGCTTCGCCTGGGTGCTTCCCCGGAAGAAACCAAACGCGATGCCATGATCCTGGTCGCCGTCCGCACGACCAACTTCCTTCACGAAGGAGGCCATCGTGCAGCGGTCTAA
- a CDS encoding zinc ribbon domain-containing protein codes for MSNRSVRCPQCKTTASVPPSVVTARCPSCGHVFSVESAQAVAEPQATTAKSRKKKSSSPAGDINVPLLAGVLVGILVFGMIGVLAVMFMGGSDSSASSDTGDALTSDVASAEDDKPVLVVLSEEELAALPIASVPENTRRAIYDQIRDSARTTVEAPLLVPDGNSMRSSLEKSQQAIHDNSMRQLAALHDISMDDIALITAEGDAKNWDPSPRSHARRNGERLYPEERSRGWKGKSKGN; via the coding sequence ATGAGCAATCGTTCCGTCCGCTGCCCGCAGTGCAAAACGACCGCCAGTGTTCCGCCGTCGGTGGTGACCGCTCGATGCCCATCGTGCGGCCATGTTTTCAGTGTGGAGTCGGCTCAAGCCGTGGCGGAACCGCAGGCGACAACGGCGAAATCGCGGAAGAAAAAGTCTTCTTCGCCGGCTGGTGACATCAATGTGCCACTGCTCGCCGGGGTCCTAGTCGGAATTTTGGTTTTCGGGATGATCGGCGTGCTGGCAGTCATGTTCATGGGCGGATCTGATTCTTCCGCGTCATCGGACACCGGCGATGCACTGACATCCGACGTGGCATCTGCGGAAGACGACAAGCCCGTCCTCGTCGTGCTCAGCGAAGAGGAACTTGCGGCGCTGCCGATCGCAAGCGTTCCTGAAAACACGCGTCGTGCGATCTACGACCAAATTCGCGACTCGGCACGAACCACCGTCGAGGCCCCGCTGCTGGTTCCCGATGGCAATTCAATGCGTTCGTCACTGGAAAAAAGCCAGCAAGCCATTCATGACAACTCGATGCGTCAATTGGCGGCTTTACACGATATTTCGATGGACGACATCGCGTTGATCACCGCCGAAGGCGACGCGAAAAACTGGGACCCGAGCCCGCGGAGTCATGCCCGTCGCAATGGCGAGCGACTCTATCCTGAAGAACGCAGTCGCGGTTGGAAGGGCAAGAGCAAAGGCAACTGA
- a CDS encoding type II secretion system protein GspD produces MAKEGSASLAERVITTPSDSLVSPMTSRRSKARRALAAMIQSATFGVGVSLALFVTTWSGSSVVAAESNTVSSDSQSITVDSKPGEVETKAAAGASLAVGPESQVQLDGPPLSIDEVLSQRGSITFRKTSLQEVVFLLSDLWNINIVAGEKITGNVSGVFKEAPLRDVLSAILTSSGYGYIAAGNSLVVLPLDEVGTGSPDFESRTLQFRAADEAEMSSTIAAAQLLLSDRGRIQPIGRGAILVVDSKDNIDRVQQMLIAMLPEATLQSTSNPSDGTSPGFQRPASPNVYDAMATEIIYLTPQFTEASEMRESLEGALGEGTIVSVYEAENRILIKGNRAQLELASQAFKQLDVPRAQVRITALIYDVSLEELEELGVNWGRGFRLDTTDESALADLAGNVEKAVTFGTLGSGGASSFGIRTLTDTFDTSVLLRALDSSDEAKLLADPSITAIDRREASIKIVQQIPIVAASPAEGSNVVFAQVEFKDAGIILKVTPRISNDNTIELQVQPEYSVKVGEIENNPVIDSRTAETTVRVANGHMFTLGGLRQKRIIEGTSGVPYLRDLKYVGKLFRSHSTEVRESELIVFLKPEIISPYDHGNERSRQAMCVANRQLDEIPYASVCPQTPYCYDKNCPNHHPRPRVNGGTDELQMLGGEGIAPMELSFPGLVNPAPVVPGQISPLYESERVISDSIMLDSEPMMLETPTPIPNGSSSVLPAPMLNHSSRAMEGRLSSPSQSSAIVNASSLRSQGTPQVQPRLRSESVSAIPASSRMMPAKVETFRSLINEPLRADLLSNDVSSHRDAEEFAGYPPVYVRKMEQP; encoded by the coding sequence ATGGCCAAGGAAGGCTCCGCGTCACTAGCTGAACGCGTCATAACCACTCCGAGCGATTCGCTCGTGAGTCCGATGACGTCGCGTCGTTCGAAAGCTCGGCGTGCGCTCGCTGCCATGATTCAATCCGCTACGTTCGGAGTGGGGGTGTCGTTGGCATTGTTTGTGACGACGTGGAGCGGTTCCTCTGTGGTTGCTGCAGAATCGAACACAGTTTCAAGCGACTCGCAGAGCATCACGGTTGATTCAAAGCCAGGCGAAGTCGAAACCAAGGCTGCCGCGGGAGCATCGTTGGCGGTCGGGCCCGAGTCACAAGTTCAATTGGACGGACCTCCGCTTTCCATCGACGAAGTGCTTTCACAGCGGGGAAGCATCACGTTCCGCAAAACATCGCTTCAAGAAGTGGTGTTTTTGCTGTCGGATCTTTGGAACATCAACATCGTCGCGGGCGAGAAGATCACCGGGAACGTATCCGGCGTTTTCAAAGAAGCTCCGCTTCGAGATGTCTTGTCCGCGATCCTGACTTCTTCCGGCTATGGTTACATCGCGGCGGGAAACAGTTTGGTTGTGTTGCCGCTGGACGAAGTTGGGACGGGAAGCCCCGATTTCGAATCGCGAACGCTGCAGTTTCGAGCGGCCGACGAGGCGGAGATGAGTTCGACAATCGCAGCGGCTCAGTTGTTGTTGTCCGACCGCGGACGCATTCAACCGATCGGTCGTGGCGCGATTTTGGTGGTCGACAGCAAAGACAACATCGATCGCGTTCAGCAAATGTTGATCGCCATGCTACCAGAAGCCACCCTGCAAAGCACCAGCAATCCTTCGGATGGCACGTCGCCCGGTTTTCAGCGACCGGCGTCACCAAACGTCTATGACGCGATGGCGACCGAGATCATCTACCTGACACCTCAATTCACCGAAGCCTCGGAAATGAGAGAGTCGCTCGAAGGTGCGCTGGGAGAAGGCACGATCGTGTCCGTCTACGAAGCTGAGAATCGCATTCTGATCAAAGGCAATCGAGCTCAGTTGGAGTTGGCATCGCAGGCGTTCAAACAACTTGATGTCCCACGTGCTCAGGTGCGCATCACGGCGTTGATTTATGACGTCAGCTTGGAAGAGCTCGAAGAGTTGGGCGTGAACTGGGGACGCGGGTTCCGTTTGGACACAACCGATGAATCGGCTCTCGCTGACTTGGCGGGCAACGTTGAGAAAGCGGTGACTTTCGGAACGCTTGGTTCGGGCGGGGCGAGTTCGTTTGGCATTCGCACCTTGACGGATACGTTCGACACAAGTGTCTTGCTTCGAGCGTTGGACAGCAGCGATGAAGCAAAGTTGTTGGCTGACCCTTCGATCACCGCAATCGATCGTCGCGAAGCCTCGATCAAAATCGTTCAGCAAATTCCGATCGTCGCTGCATCACCGGCGGAAGGCAGCAACGTCGTTTTCGCTCAAGTCGAATTCAAAGACGCCGGGATCATCCTGAAGGTGACACCGCGGATCAGCAACGACAACACCATCGAATTGCAGGTTCAACCCGAATACAGCGTTAAGGTTGGCGAGATTGAAAACAATCCGGTGATCGATAGTCGGACGGCAGAGACCACAGTTCGGGTCGCCAACGGCCATATGTTCACGCTGGGTGGTTTGCGTCAGAAACGGATCATCGAGGGCACCAGTGGTGTGCCATACCTCCGTGATCTGAAGTACGTCGGGAAGTTGTTTCGAAGCCACTCGACCGAAGTCCGCGAAAGCGAACTGATCGTGTTTTTAAAACCCGAGATCATCTCGCCTTATGACCATGGCAACGAACGTTCACGACAAGCAATGTGTGTTGCAAACCGGCAACTTGATGAGATCCCTTACGCGTCGGTTTGTCCGCAAACTCCTTATTGCTACGACAAAAATTGTCCCAATCACCATCCAAGGCCTCGGGTCAACGGCGGCACCGACGAGTTGCAAATGCTGGGTGGCGAAGGCATCGCACCGATGGAATTGTCGTTTCCCGGTTTGGTGAATCCCGCCCCGGTGGTTCCAGGCCAAATTTCGCCGTTGTATGAATCGGAACGAGTGATCTCGGATTCAATCATGCTCGATTCTGAGCCAATGATGCTGGAAACTCCAACCCCAATTCCCAACGGCTCATCCAGCGTGTTGCCGGCTCCGATGCTGAACCACAGTTCTCGGGCAATGGAAGGGCGACTCTCCAGTCCAAGCCAATCCAGTGCGATCGTGAATGCGTCCAGTCTTCGAAGTCAGGGGACTCCGCAGGTTCAGCCTCGGTTGCGAAGCGAATCGGTTTCGGCAATCCCAGCATCATCCAGGATGATGCCCGCAAAGGTGGAAACATTTCGATCGCTCATCAACGAACCTTTGCGAGCCGACCTGCTGTCCAATGACGTCTCGTCCCATCGAGATGCGGAAGAATTCGCGGGTTACCCGCCGGTCTATGTTCGCAAGATGGAGCAACCGTGA